One window of the Mercenaria mercenaria strain notata unplaced genomic scaffold, MADL_Memer_1 contig_5036, whole genome shotgun sequence genome contains the following:
- the LOC128554422 gene encoding phenolphthiocerol/phthiocerol polyketide synthase subunit C-like has protein sequence MPGMIATRIAYHYNLKGPIMLVDTACSSALTSLKIACESMENGDCSAALVGGMNIVLYPSKTGIYGDKGIMSKDFVCRPFDELGNGTVVGEGIICFYVEPLRSAIECHKHKYAVLKSIAVNSVGKGNGITAPSSSSQVKVIQKALSLANISPSEISFLECHGTGTMLGDRIELSALCEVFSPGSRTDKLAIGSIKSAFGHLDSAAGFAGLLKIIASFMFQNIPTTLNFKRPHSELKKSHLYVPNKIVKWEVNDNQRRIAGLSSFGLTGTNCHAILSDSFPFPSTCSAEKYKVAGYLPLLLSGASYEHVKKQACLHESLVTHTVQR, from the coding sequence ATGCCTGGAATGATCGCTACAAGAATAGCATATCATTACAATTTAAAGGGCCCTATAATGCTTGTAGATACAGCCTGCAGTTCGGCACTGACATCGCTAAAAATTGCATGTGAGTCTATGGAAAATGGGGACTGTAGTGCAGCATTAGTTGGTGGCATGAATATTGTTTTGTATCCGTCAAAAACCGGTATATATGGTGATAAAGGCATAATGTCTAAGGATTTCGTTTGCCGACCATTCGATGAGCTTGGAAACGGAACCGTTGTAGGTGAGGGGATTATATGTTTTTACGTAGAACCGCTTCGGAGCGCAATTGAATGTCATAAACACAAATACGCAGTTCTTAAATCCATTGCAGTAAATAGTGTAGGTAAGGGAAACGGAATAACGGCACCATCTTCAAGTTCTCAAGTGAAAGTTATACAAAAAGCTCTTTCGCTCGCAAACATATCTCCATCAGAAATCTCATTTCTTGAATGCCATGGCACTGGCACCATGCTAGGAGACCGAATAGAGTTATCAGCATTATGTGAAGTATTTTCGCCAGGATCACGAACAGATAAATTGGCAATAGGTTCCATTAAAAGTGCTTTCGGCCACCTTGACTCTGCGGCTGGATTTGCAGGATTGTTgaaaataatcgccagtttcaTGTTTCAGAACATTCCAACAACACTAAATTTCAAACGTCCCCATTCTGAGTTGAAGAAATCACACCTGTATGTACCAAATAAGATTGTCAAATGGGAAGTGAATGACAATCAGAGACGCATAGCTGGATTAAGTTCATTTGGCCTAACAGGAACTAATTGTCACGCTATTTTGTCGGATTCATTTCCTTTTCCCTCTACTTGCTCCGCTGAAAAATATAAAGTAGCGGGATATTTGCCTTTGCTCCTTTCTGGTGCAAGCTATGAGCATGTGAAAAAACAGGCTTGTTTACATGAAAGCCTAGTTACACACACAGTTCAACGGTGA
- the LOC128554423 gene encoding plipastatin synthase subunit A-like — translation MNDTLEEHVLNVARKWLTVFSHSRYPLNKVSEMIWRKNGKNLGCFCNVMFNYITFNVGKDELRIHAKHAKMQLSVDIAEDTDGYEILSERSEELIEKGLSRRFAGSMIEVCNKFQILLGRKSLRFAEFLTEEEIKLQDDFTETEKIDYTSESVYAIFVRNTKTTPAKTALVYRGKNLTYSNIMNLSDNIAFQILNCIDSNALQSLPIILIMEKNEIAIATMFAVWKLGGFFLPVSVLHAPTVTEAIERANPCLILINDDRFEIYAQNSKCKIVCVKNSLDNSVPEINTYYFPFVQELGKPAYMIQTSGSTGKPKQIRISHMSLSILARAWTTRYELQKSDVNILQWAQLSFDVFIGDIVRGMCCTSGTVCICPNNSRLDTDYITKMIRTEHISLVEFTPQFALTLIENSNTKDLKSLKILILGSDVLPTEVYRKIQAIQSNQRLINSYGMSEATIDSSCFEAEHMPITRGGTVPVGKPLPGVRMKVLEPETLRPCPVGTLGEFYIGGHVVGSGDTDIVTLSSGEVMLKTNDRACWLPSGDLELFGRLDSVCKLRGFRICTAEIENTILIKCGFVREVTVTALTNEKDGTKTQFLCAFVVLENLKELSDVCNDKIIQSVKEQHPYYMVPDLITTVENIPLTANGKVNHAALPSLLELLHI, via the coding sequence ATGAATGACACCTTAGAAGAACATGTGTTAAATGTTGCCAGAAAATGGTTAACTGTGTTTTCCCACTCTAGATACCCACTAAACAAGGTTAGTGAAATGATCTGGAGAAAGAATGGCAAAAACCTCGGATGTTTCTGCAATGTAATGTTCAACTACATAACGTTTAACGTCGGTAAAGATGAATTGAGAATACAtgcaaaacatgcaaaaatgCAGCTTTCCGTTGATATTGCAGAAGATACAGACGGTTACGAAATACTAAGTGAACGTTCAGAAGAGTTGATTGAAAAAGGATTGTCAAGACGTTTTGCTGGCTCTATGATAGAAGTTTGCAATAAATTCCAAATACTTCTGGGGCGGAAGTCTTTAAGGTTTGCAGAGTTTTTGACAGAAGAAGAAATTAAGTTGCAAGATGACTTTACAGAAACGGAGAAAATTGATTATACCAGTGAATCTGTATATGCCATATTTGTTAGAAACACAAAAACGACACCAGCAAAAACAGCCCTGGTGTACAGAGGAAAAAATCTTACTTACAGTAATATTATGAATTTATCTGACAACATAGcatttcaaatattaaactgTATTGACTCCAATGCCCTTCAAAGTCTGCCGATCATATTGATAATGGAAAAGAACGAGATAGCAATAGCAACTATGTTTGCAGTTTGGAAACTTGGTGGATTCTTCTTGCCTGTGTCAGTTCTACACGCACCCACAGTCACAGAAGCAATTGAAAGAGCCAACCCATGCCTTATTTTGATCAACGACGACCGGTTTGAGATATATGCCCaaaattcaaaatgcaaaattgtTTGCGTGAAAAATAGTTTGGATAATTCAGTACCAGAGATTAATACTTACTATTTTCCGTTCGTTCAGGAGTTAGGAAAGCCCGCATACATGATTCAAACTTCTGGATCAACTGGAAAACCAAAGCAAATCAGAATTTCTCATATGAGTTTATCTATTCTTGCAAGAGCTTGGACAACCCGTTATGAACTTCAGAAGTCTGACGTCAATATCTTGCAATGGGCACAATTGTCTTTTGATGTCTTCATAGGAGATATTGTCAGAGGTATGTGTTGCACATCTGGCACAGTTTGCATTTGTCCAAATAACAGCCGACTTGATACAGActatataacaaaaatgatacGAACAGAACACATAAGTTTGGTAGAGTTTACACCCCAGTTTGCATTGACTTTAATAGAAAACTCAAATACAAAAGacttaaaatctttgaaaatattgatctTAGGATCGGATGTTCTTCCAACAGAGGTTTACAGGAAAATACAAGCTATACAAAGCAACCAACGCCTGATAAATAGTTATGGAATGTCAGAGGCTACAATAGACTCATCTTGCTTTGAGGCAGAACATATGCCGATCACAAGGGGAGGTACAGTGCCCGTCGGAAAACCTCTCCCTGGTGTCAGAATGAAAGTTCTTGAACCTGAGACACTTCGTCCATGTCCTGTTGGAACGTTGGGTGAATTTTATATTGGGGGCCATGTTGTAGGGTCTGGTGACACTGACATAGTAACGCTCAGTTCAGGTGAAGTAATGCTTAAGACCAACGATCGTGCATGCTGGCTTCCATCAGGAGATTTAGAACTGTTTGGACGTCTAGATTCCGTTTGTAAATTGAGAGGATTCCGAATTTGTACTGCAGAAATCGAAAACACTATTTTGATCAAATGTGGCTTTGTAAGGGAAGTCACAGTGACTGCACTCACGAATGAAAAAGATGGAACCAAAACGCAATTTCTATGTGCGTTTGTTGTGTTGGAAAATCTAAAGGAACTGTCTGACGTCTGTAATGATAAGATAATTCAGTCTGTAAAAGAGCAACATCCGTATTACATGGTGCCTGATCTGATAACAACTGTTGAAAATATTCCTTTGACTGCTAATGGAAAAGTGAATCATGCGGCTTTGCCATCGCTATTGGAACTATtacacatttaa